Proteins found in one Arthrobacter pascens genomic segment:
- a CDS encoding MmcQ/YjbR family DNA-binding protein → MATEEDVRRACLALPGVTERSSWNQPAWFAKTLMARIWEDGILTVKTEEREALAGTDPQTYFWTPHHQRSPQLVLIRLERVGADELAELLEESYLLAGGRGPV, encoded by the coding sequence ATGGCAACCGAAGAGGACGTTCGCCGGGCCTGCCTGGCATTGCCGGGGGTTACTGAGCGCAGCAGCTGGAACCAGCCCGCCTGGTTTGCCAAGACCCTCATGGCCCGCATCTGGGAAGACGGCATCCTTACGGTCAAAACGGAAGAGCGTGAAGCCCTCGCCGGTACCGATCCTCAAACCTACTTCTGGACGCCGCACCACCAGCGTTCGCCCCAGCTGGTGCTGATCCGCCTGGAAAGGGTGGGCGCGGATGAACTCGCCGAACTGCTCGAGGAGTCATACCTGCTGGCCGGTGGGCGGGGCCCGGTTTGA
- a CDS encoding MerR family transcriptional regulator, with product MTDGSSGRLPEPRAGRALYAISVAAKLAGTGQQNIRLYETRGLLTPVRTSGGTRQYSDSDIAMLLHIGELLDQGLNLAGVAKVLELEAANAKLHRALKRARSRPGT from the coding sequence ATGACAGACGGTTCATCAGGGCGGTTGCCGGAACCCAGGGCAGGGCGTGCGCTGTACGCCATCTCGGTGGCAGCCAAGCTGGCGGGAACAGGACAGCAGAACATCCGGCTCTATGAAACCAGGGGCCTGCTCACTCCGGTCCGCACGTCTGGCGGCACCCGCCAGTACAGCGATTCGGACATAGCCATGCTGCTGCATATCGGAGAACTCTTGGACCAGGGACTCAACCTGGCAGGAGTAGCCAAGGTCCTGGAACTTGAGGCAGCGAACGCCAAACTGCACCGCGCACTCAAACGTGCGCGGTCACGTCCGGGGACCTAG
- a CDS encoding Hsp20/alpha crystallin family protein, producing MLMRTDPFRELDRLTQQVFGTAARPAAMPMDAWQEDGEFVVAFDLPGVKVDSVDLNVERNVLTVRAERQDPTQPNIELVASERPRGVFSRQLILGDTLDTDNIKASYDQGVLTLRIPVAEQAKPRKIEIETKQEQMHEIGT from the coding sequence ATGTTGATGCGTACGGACCCGTTCCGTGAGCTGGACCGGCTCACCCAGCAGGTCTTTGGTACAGCGGCCCGGCCGGCGGCCATGCCCATGGACGCGTGGCAGGAAGACGGCGAATTTGTGGTCGCGTTCGACCTTCCGGGTGTCAAGGTGGACTCCGTGGACCTGAACGTCGAGCGCAATGTACTGACGGTCAGGGCGGAGCGCCAGGACCCCACGCAGCCCAATATCGAACTGGTGGCCTCGGAGCGTCCGCGCGGTGTTTTCAGCCGGCAGCTCATCCTCGGCGACACGCTGGATACGGACAATATCAAGGCCAGTTACGACCAGGGCGTTCTGACGCTGCGGATCCCCGTGGCGGAACAGGCCAAGCCGCGCAAGATCGAAATCGAAACCAAGCAGGAGCAGATGCACGAGATCGGAACCTAG
- a CDS encoding J domain-containing protein, translated as MDSFPDYYAALRVEPGATQQEISRAYRTLMRTHHPDVDGGAGGGAAVDRGVKDNELLMIMQAFSVLRDPERREAYDRTIAGQEESGAAPHSVPVRKVHSQAEPSAHTIRITPVRWESGPWV; from the coding sequence ATGGACAGCTTTCCGGACTACTATGCTGCACTGCGTGTAGAACCCGGGGCCACGCAGCAGGAGATCTCGCGTGCCTACCGGACACTGATGCGCACCCACCACCCGGACGTCGACGGCGGCGCAGGGGGCGGCGCAGCAGTGGACCGCGGGGTAAAAGACAATGAGCTGCTGATGATCATGCAGGCGTTCTCCGTCCTCCGCGATCCAGAACGGCGGGAAGCCTACGATCGAACTATCGCGGGGCAGGAGGAAAGCGGCGCCGCTCCGCACAGCGTCCCGGTCCGGAAGGTACACAGCCAGGCCGAACCTTCCGCCCACACCATCCGGATCACCCCGGTGCGCTGGGAAAGCGGACCATGGGTGTGA
- a CDS encoding AAA family ATPase produces the protein MDEKLGKFIDDFAALVQLAQAGNPRQQAGKQLLEALTEHLGAPAESLAVVVENVPLHRFVDADILMAEFAAQDPDSRLVGIGGGGQRHHQSLSDMVQQSQLFPQFPLSQPDYTNLAVGPEKQRQAVALGLWLFTFAGYPMAVLQRDADPRSGRPSASLELLAADPQAGSDFLAEYRSRMESQSVLKGQIISLTTAEYGPSSAGVTFHHRPNLPASDVILPGGLLQKVADHTVGIATHRESLKRHGQHLKRGILLYGRPGTGKTHTVRYLLSQSEGATAILLSGGSLARISDAARMARALQPSIVVLEDCDLIAEDRSFGHGPQPLLFDVLDAMDGLDNDADVAFVLTTNRPDLLERALAQRPGRVDLAVEIPLPALEERVGLLKLYGRQVAFSAEALDAAAEQTAGTTASFARELVRRAVVAAALDSIPASDAHLAAAVEDLMADAESLTRSLLGSGEPARAADLPALG, from the coding sequence ATGGATGAAAAACTGGGGAAGTTCATCGACGATTTTGCCGCGTTGGTCCAGCTGGCGCAGGCCGGAAACCCCCGGCAGCAGGCAGGAAAGCAACTGTTGGAGGCCTTGACGGAGCATCTGGGTGCACCGGCCGAAAGCCTGGCCGTGGTGGTGGAAAACGTCCCGCTTCACCGTTTCGTGGACGCGGACATCCTGATGGCGGAGTTCGCCGCCCAGGACCCGGACAGCCGGCTGGTGGGGATCGGCGGCGGCGGCCAGCGGCACCACCAGTCCCTGAGTGACATGGTGCAGCAGTCCCAGCTCTTCCCGCAGTTTCCGTTGTCGCAGCCTGACTACACCAACCTGGCGGTGGGACCTGAAAAGCAGCGCCAGGCAGTGGCGCTGGGTCTTTGGCTCTTCACCTTTGCCGGCTACCCCATGGCCGTCCTGCAGCGCGACGCGGACCCGCGTTCCGGGCGCCCGTCCGCATCCCTGGAACTGTTGGCGGCGGATCCGCAAGCCGGCTCGGACTTCCTGGCCGAGTACCGCAGCCGGATGGAGAGCCAAAGCGTGCTCAAGGGCCAGATCATCTCGCTGACCACGGCAGAATACGGGCCAAGCAGCGCCGGGGTCACCTTCCACCACCGCCCCAATCTGCCGGCTTCGGACGTCATCCTTCCCGGTGGGCTCCTGCAGAAGGTGGCGGACCATACTGTGGGCATCGCAACCCACCGCGAATCCCTCAAGCGCCACGGCCAGCACCTCAAGCGGGGCATCCTGCTTTACGGCCGGCCTGGAACCGGCAAGACACATACGGTGCGTTACCTGCTGAGCCAGAGCGAAGGGGCGACGGCGATCCTCCTCTCAGGCGGTTCGCTCGCAAGGATCTCGGACGCGGCGCGCATGGCCAGGGCGCTGCAGCCCTCGATTGTGGTCCTGGAGGACTGCGACCTGATCGCCGAAGACAGGAGCTTCGGGCACGGACCGCAGCCGCTGCTTTTTGACGTGCTGGATGCCATGGACGGGCTGGACAACGACGCCGACGTCGCATTTGTCCTCACCACGAACCGGCCTGACTTGCTGGAGCGCGCCCTGGCGCAGCGCCCCGGCCGGGTGGACCTGGCCGTGGAAATCCCGCTCCCGGCCTTGGAGGAACGGGTGGGTCTGCTGAAGCTGTACGGGCGGCAGGTGGCTTTCAGCGCCGAAGCACTGGACGCCGCCGCCGAGCAGACCGCCGGCACCACCGCCTCATTCGCCCGGGAGTTGGTCCGGCGGGCGGTGGTGGCAGCGGCGTTGGACAGCATCCCGGCGTCCGATGCCCATTTGGCCGCCGCGGTGGAGGACCTGATGGCCGACGCCGAATCCCTCACCCGCAGCCTGCTGGGCAGCGGCGAACCGGCGAGGGCCGCAGACCTCCCCGCGCTCGGCTGA
- a CDS encoding glycoside hydrolase family 1 protein codes for MHITAKDLAGLIPPGFTLGVATSAFQIEGALDEDGRGPAGWDVFSAKPGAIVDGHSPAVASDHYHRMPDDVAQMKQLGVDSYRFSLSWPRIQPKGSGPVNRAGLDFYDRLLDELLANGISPMVTIYHWDTPLALDDAGGWLNRDTAYRLGEFAAIAAAAYGDRVARWVTINEPATVATNGYTLGLHSPGEALLLDALPAVHHQLLGHGLAVQALRAAGVPGEIGMSNVYSPMVPNTINPLDKLSAGVMDIAQNRLYADPVLTGKYPDLIRAAKFFGSFDHPDEDMLIISQPLDFYGLNYYMPTKVAVGSGDGAVPAGMAEAMGSDLTAAAGSGTPFHIEPWPEADITAYGWPVKPEYMGVALKEMAERYPNLPPVILTEIGASFEDIIVRDKSTNNTFIPDERRLKYLSDHIETALRATAPGGEAEAIDLRGVYVWSLLDNFEWSAGLNQPFGLLHVDFDTLERTPKASYFWLQELIEERNLATAADAAVAKAIGPKPTDSEAPDDDVPALDATA; via the coding sequence ATGCACATCACCGCCAAGGACCTGGCTGGACTCATTCCGCCTGGGTTCACGCTGGGCGTTGCCACGTCCGCATTCCAGATCGAGGGCGCGCTCGACGAGGACGGCCGCGGTCCGGCCGGCTGGGATGTGTTCTCGGCCAAGCCGGGGGCCATCGTGGACGGCCACAGCCCCGCCGTAGCCAGCGACCACTACCACCGGATGCCTGATGACGTGGCCCAGATGAAGCAGCTGGGCGTGGACTCCTACCGCTTCTCGCTCTCCTGGCCGCGCATCCAGCCCAAGGGCAGCGGGCCGGTGAATCGTGCCGGGCTGGACTTCTATGACCGTCTCCTGGACGAACTGCTGGCCAACGGCATCTCGCCGATGGTGACCATCTACCACTGGGATACACCACTGGCCCTGGACGACGCCGGCGGCTGGCTCAACCGGGACACCGCCTACCGTCTCGGGGAGTTCGCTGCGATCGCCGCCGCTGCCTACGGCGACCGCGTAGCGCGCTGGGTGACCATCAACGAGCCCGCCACGGTCGCCACCAATGGTTACACCCTGGGCCTTCACTCGCCCGGGGAGGCGCTGCTGCTCGATGCCCTACCCGCTGTGCACCACCAACTGCTGGGCCACGGCCTGGCCGTCCAGGCGTTGCGGGCGGCGGGGGTGCCGGGAGAGATCGGCATGTCCAACGTGTATTCACCAATGGTTCCCAATACCATCAATCCCCTGGACAAGCTGAGCGCCGGCGTCATGGACATCGCGCAGAACCGGCTTTATGCGGATCCTGTGCTCACAGGCAAATACCCGGACCTGATCCGGGCCGCGAAGTTCTTTGGCTCCTTTGACCACCCGGATGAGGACATGCTGATCATCTCCCAGCCGCTGGACTTCTACGGGCTCAACTACTACATGCCCACCAAGGTGGCGGTGGGTTCCGGTGACGGTGCCGTTCCGGCGGGGATGGCGGAAGCCATGGGGTCTGACCTCACCGCGGCCGCCGGCAGCGGGACGCCCTTCCACATTGAGCCCTGGCCCGAAGCGGACATCACCGCCTACGGCTGGCCGGTGAAGCCCGAATACATGGGCGTGGCCCTGAAGGAAATGGCAGAGCGCTACCCCAACCTGCCGCCCGTCATCCTCACCGAGATCGGCGCCAGCTTCGAGGACATCATCGTCCGCGACAAGTCCACCAATAACACGTTCATCCCGGACGAGCGGAGGCTCAAGTACCTTTCGGACCACATCGAAACTGCGCTGCGGGCCACGGCGCCGGGCGGAGAAGCTGAGGCTATAGACCTGCGTGGTGTGTACGTGTGGTCGCTCCTGGACAACTTCGAGTGGTCAGCCGGCTTAAACCAGCCGTTCGGCCTGCTCCATGTGGACTTCGACACCCTGGAAAGGACGCCTAAGGCGTCCTACTTCTGGCTTCAGGAACTCATCGAGGAACGGAACTTGGCCACGGCGGCGGACGCCGCCGTCGCCAAGGCCATCGGCCCGAAGCCCACTGATTCGGAAGCGCCGGACGACGACGTTCCCGCGCTGGACGCCACAGCTTAG